tgtgggcttaccccagcatcagaatggtgtgggcttacccccagcatcagaatggtgtgggcttaccccagcatcagaatggtgtgggcttaccccagcatcagaatggtgtgggcttaccccagcatcagaatggtgtgggcttaccccagcatcagaatggtgtgggcttaccccagcatcagaatggtgtgggcttaccccagcatcagaatggtgtgggcttaccccagcatcagaatggtgtgggcttaccccagcatcagaatggtgtgggcttaccccagcaacagaatggtgtgggcttactccagcaacagaatggtgtgggcgtataccggtcattaaaaatattaatgcgactagaccgctgattggccagctcggCCAATGAGCCAACATTACATCAtgttctatgaggaaatagcaagaaGTGTATTTGAGATATAAGTTTGAGgtggttttttttgtgtgttttgttttctCAAATGTATGCATTGGCCACAAATATGAGTATAGGACATTACTTGAGTTAATGGAATATGAACTtctaaaagtgagattttcactggacagctACTTTAAGACCCATTGACTCTGCTTGTCTAGTAGACAGAATAATTGTCTTTCTCGCTCTACCTGTTTCTCTACCTGTTTCTCTACCTGTTTCTCTACCTGTttctctacctgtttctctctgttactAGTGGGGggccagacccccccccccccaaaaaaaccttTAAGAGATTCAAGGAAAGACCACCCACAGTAGCAGGTCACACCTCAGTGTAGTTACGTACACTCCCAACAAAACATGAGACAGAAATGACATTGAGAAGAAATGCATGCATTCCTTGGCCCTGGTATTTCCCAGGGCTGCTGTGTGTAGGAGTCTGCTATGGTAATAATCCCAATAGAATCACCAAGTACATTGACATGAACCAGGAAGTTGACCTGGTGAACAACAGTAAACAGACTGTCCAGACAGGATATGTAGATGAAGAATTGGCTCATAATCCACATAGTATGAGTAGATGGGATTGTGACATGTGTTGATGAAGAATGGGCTCATAATCCACATAGTATGAGTAGATGGGATTGTGACATGTGTTGATGAAGAATGGGCTCATAATCCACATAGTATGAGTAGATGGGATTGTGACATGTGTTGATGAAGAATGGGCTCATAATCCACATAGTATGAGTAGATGGGATTGTGACGTGTTGATGAAGAATGGGCTCATAATCCACATAGTATGAGTAGATGGGATTGTGACGTGTTGATGAAGAATGGGCTCATAATCCACATAGTATGAGTAGATGGGATTGTGACATGTGTTGATGAAGAATGGGCTCATAATCCACATAGTATGAGTAGATGGGATTGTGACGTGTTGATGAAGAATGGGCTCATAATCCACAAGGTATGAGTAGATGGGATTGTGACATGTGTTGATGAAGAATGGGCTCATAATCCACATAGTATGAGTAGATGGGATTGTGACGTGTTGATGAAGAATGGGCTCATAATCCACATAGTATGAGTAGATGGGATTGTGACATGTGTTGATGAAGAATTGGCTCATAATCCACATAGTATGAGTAGATGGGATTGTGACATGTGTTGATGAAGAATGGGCTCATAATCCACATAGTATGAGTAGATGGGATTGTGACATGTGTTGATGAAGAATGGGCTCATAATCCACATAGTATGAGTAGATGGGATTGTGACGTGTGTTGATGAAGAATGGGCTCATAATCCACAAGGTATGAGTAGATGGGATTGTGACATGTGTTGATGAAGAATGGGCTCATAATCCACATAGTATGAGTAGATGGGATTGTGACATGTGTTGATGAAGAATGGGCTCATAATCCACATAGTATGATTAGATGGGATTGTGACGTGTTGATGAAGTCCTTTATGACTGATTACATTTGTCTTGTTTTGTGTTAATGTACGTGGTGTTTTAGTTCTGTTTTATCGAGACAGTATTAATTATTAAGCCTTTATTTGGGCATTTAAGCCTGGACATACAAAGTCCTTAGGGtctatgggacctggtctaaagtagtggactatatgggACACAGCCTCACTGATTCTGTCAAAAGTAATGGACTATATGGGACACAGCCTCACTGATtctgtctaaagtagtggactatatgggACACAGTCTCACTGATTCTGTCAAAAGTAATGGACTATATGGGACACAGCCTCACTGATTCTGTCTAAAGTAATGGACTATATGGGACACAGCCTCACTGATTCTGTCTAAAGTAATGGACTATATGGGACACAGCCTCACTGATTCTGTCTAAAGATGTCAAACCAAGTCTTGAGAGGCTGTGCCAAAGCCTGTATCATTCATTACAGAACACATCTGTCCACCCTACTCTGTTTGCAATGTATTGGTCTATAGACTCACCACTGTTCAGTGTTACTAAGGTATTGGTCTATAGACTCACCACTGTTCAGTGTTACTAATGTATTGGAACTGTGCTTCAATAAATGTTTTTGACTTGTAACACAGCTGCCTTCTCTTACATCACAGATCAGCCTGGCATACTTACACATTTCACACTCCGTCTACCCACACCCACAGATGCACAGAATCCCAAAGATGGTGTGAAACTTCTAGAGAAGTAGAGCTCTCTGCATCTAACCAGGAAATGGACGTTGACACAGGAAACTGGTGGTCATGTTTTCTCATGGTGCATCTCTGAGGGAAGCCAGTATCAGATATGATTGGTTTCCAACCGTCTAAGAGGCAAGCTGCACAGACTAGTGGCTAAAGGAGAACAGAGCAGTGGAACGCAGGGAAACTAGTTCAGATGAGTCCCTTTTCATTTACTAGGAAAGGAAGGGACTGACAGTTATTTATCTGGTTTTAGAGTGGTGAAAGAGATTCTGTTTCCAGGAACCCCAGATCCTTGTGACAGTTAGGACACGCAGTGGTGGGTTTGATATTGGAATGAAGGAAGTGGTGGGTTTGATATCGGAATGAATGAAGTGGTGGGTTTGATATCGGAATGAATGAAGTGGTGGGTTTGATATTGGAATGAAGGAAGTGGTGAGTTTGATATTGGAATGAATGAAGTAGTACGGAGTGATGCACCCTGGACCGTCACTGGCTTTAGCAATCATCGCATGTTTTCTGCAGAGATACTTCTGTGAAAGTCTCTGGGACAAGGAAGAAGGTACTTATCTTTATTATCAAACAATTGTATAAAACAACATTTATAGATTTTTACCAGGTAGATATTCCATGTGCATGTAGACATATCATATGCCTTCAGTATTAATTGCATTATACGTACATCTGTGTGGAATGAGAGCTGTCTTTCTTGTGTGACACGTGTAGGTTTGAAGCCAGGCTCAGAGACGTACGGCTACAAAGCTTTCTCTGGGGAGGGGTTTGTCATGCAATGTACCAAACCACAGTCCGCCGGCCTCTGTGAGCGCCTCTACAACATCACAGCCAGCTCTGAGGAAGCTGATTGGTCGAAGGCCGAGGGGGAAACcaacagagacagagatgacgGGGCCGTGACAGGAAGGGGGAACGCGCTCTGGTTCTCTACCGTTACTGCAAAGGACTCTGGGAAGTACGCATGCCACACAGGGTAGGTAGTCTGTTGACGGTCTTTGGGTAGGCCCTTCTCTTTCACAGGATAGGTCACCTGTATTGACTCTGTTTGGGTaggcccctctctctgtttcacagGGTAGGTAGTCTGTATTGACTCTGTTTGGGTaggcccctctctctgtttcacagGGTAGGTAGTCCGTTTTTACTCTGTTTGGGTaggcccctctctctgtttccacagGGTAGGCAGTCTGTATTGACTCTGTTTGGGTaggcccctctctctgtttcacagGGTAGGTAGTCTGTATTGACTCTGTTTGGGTaggcccctctctctgtttccacagGGTAGGCAGTCTGTATTGACTCTGTTTGGgtaggcccctctctctctttcacagggTAGGTAGTCCGTTTTTACTCTGTTTGGGTaggcccctctctctgtttcacagGGTAGGTAGTCTGTGTTGACTCTGTTTGGGTAGGCCCCTCACTCTGTTTCCACAGGGTAGGTAGTCTGTATTGACTCTGTTTGGGTagacccctctctctgtttccacagGGTAGGTGGTCTGTATTGAATCTGTTTGGGTaggcccctctctctgtttccacagGGTAGGTAGTCTGTATTGACTCTGTTTGGGTaggcccctctctctgtttccacagGGTAGGCAGTCTGTATTGACTCTGTTTGGGTaggcccctctctctgtttccacagGGTAGGTAGTCTGTATTGACTCTGTTTGGGCaggcccctctctctgtttccacagGGTAGGCAGTCTGTATTGACTCTGTTTGGGTaggcccctctctctgtttccacagGGTAGGTAGTCTGTATTGACTCTGTTTGGGTaggcccctctctctgtttccacagGGTAGGTAGTCTGTATTGACTCTGTTTGGGTaggcccctctctctgtttccacagGGTAGGTAGTCTGTATTGACTCTGTTTGGGTaggcccctctctctgtttccacagGGTAGGCAGTCTGTATTGACTCTGTTTGGGtatgcccctctctctgtttccacagGGTAGGTAGTCTGTATTGACTCTGTTTGGGTaggcccctctctctgtttccacagGGTAGGTAGTCTGTATTGACTCTGTTTGGGTaggcccctctctctgtttccacagGGTAGGCAGTCTGGTATTGACTCTGTTTGGGTaggcccctctctctgtttccacagGGTAGGTAGTCTGTATTGACTCTGTTTGGGCaggcccctctctctgtttccacagGGTAGGTAGTCTGTATTGACTCTGTTTGGGTaggcccctctctctgttttccacaGGGTAGGTAGTCTGTATTGACTCTGTTTGGGTaggcccctctctctgttttccacaGGGTAGGTAGTCTGTATTGACTCTGTTTGGGTaggcccctctctctgttttccacaGGGTAGGCAGTCTGTATTGACTCTGTTTGGGTagacccctctctctgttttccacaGGGTAGGCAGTCTGTATTGACTCTGTTTGGGTaggcccctctctctgtttcctgcccTTTGATCAGAAGAAGTGAGAGAAGCTTTGGTGGAATGGACGGATGAAGTGAAGTAGTGTAACTCTCCAAAACATTGCCACGTCATTACATGAATTCTCTTCAAGACCAAAACGCCTTTACAAAGACAGTACACATGCGGTTACTTAATTTGAACCGTTTGCCTGGGTTTGATTTTGAAAAACAGTTTGCCTATATTTTTTTGACCTTTCCAAGACACAATGTGTGAATTTGAATGTGTGTTGTTATTATCACAGTGGTATGGTGATCCACGTCTATGTGGAGGTGCTGGAGAGGGCCAGCCTGGGGTGCAGGgacacagaggagaacagagtcaCTCTGGTTCTGGGCAAAGGTGGCAGGATCCCATGCCCTGGGATCAAATGTCGgacacagaggtcagaggtcacatgGTACAAGGTGATTATTCCAGCAGATTtttggatggatgaatggatggatggttaGATGGTTGGGTGGATCGAtggatggttggttggttggatggttgtgggtgggtttgtgggtgggtgggttggtgagtggatgggtgggtgggtgtgtaggtgggtgggtgggtgggtgggtgggtgggtgggtggatgggtgggaggTTGGGTGGGTGTAGGTGGGTggttggatgggtgggtgggtgggtgggtgggaggttgggtgggtgggtgggtgtaggtgggtgggtgggtggttggttgggtgggtggttggttgagtgggtgtgtaggtgggtggttggttgggtaggtgggtaggtgggtggttggttgggtgggtgtgtaggtgggtaggtaggtgggtaggtaggtgtgtaggtgggtaggtgggtaggtgggtgggtgggtgggtgggtgggtgggtgggtgggtgggtgggtaggtaggtaggtaggtgggtaggtgggtggttggttggttgggtaggtgtgtaggtgggtggttggttgggtaggtgggtgggtaggtaggtgggtgggtgggtggttggttggttggttggttgggtaggtgtgtaggtgggtaggtgggtggttggttgggtaggtgtgtaggtggttggttgggtgggtgtgtaggtgggtaggtgggtggttggttggttggttgggtaggtgtgtaggtgggtaggtgggtggttggttggttggttgggtaggtgtgtaggtgtgtaggtgggtGGTATATTGATGGACTGCAGGTTTTACCTGATGTTTGTTTCTCTTCAGAATGTAATTATGGTATCATTCCACTGCATCTAAGACTTTACACAAACTCCTAACCTTTAGTAAACACAAGTACAAGCCTTACACACCCATGTGACCGGTTACACACCTGCTCACCTGTGACAGGTCAACACATGCATGGAATAAATAGACGAACGTACAAAGAAATGAACCAACGACTGAACAGGCAAACAAGTGAATAATGGCTTTTACATCATGGGTTTCTCTGCAGGATGCCAGGCCTGTGTGTGAGATACAGGATAAGAGGACTATCTCTGTGGTAGACAGGTATACTCTTCTGCTGGGCACTGTCTATGTGAGTGATGCTACAGTGTATTTCTGTGACTACACCTACGAAGAAAACGGGATCCCCTGGACAGTCAGGAGATCTGTTAACGTCTCGGTCATACGTAAGTACGGGAGGACTGTTGCTGCAGGCTCTGTCTCCCAACACACACGCCAAGATGAACGCACgcccatacacacaccacacaagaGCGTTCAGATGAAcgcacacccatacacacaccacacaagcACGATCACATGCACGCACTTACGAatcgcacacacaccacacatgatcgtacacatactgtacacacacattctAGTAAATGTCACTTTTACCTCCACAGCCGCTGACACCAAAGACCCTCCACAGATCACTTATCCCCATGGCAACGAGGAGGGCGTGGAGCTGGGTGAGTGCAGAGCCTGAGGTTGAATGATTGATTTGATGATGGCAGGTGTATAGAGTAGGATCACTGTGTTTCACCAGTTTATGGCTTCGTCCTAAATGgcatcttattccctatatagggcactactttagaccagagccctatggggtagtgcactactttagaccagagccctatggggtagtgcactactttagaccagagccctatggggtagtgcactactttagaccagagccctatgtggtagtgcactactttagaccagagacctatggggtagtgcactactttagaccagagacctatggggtagtgcactactttagaccagagacctatggggtagtgcactactttagaccagagccctatggggtagtgcactactttagaccagatccctatggggtagtgcactactttagaccagagccctatggggtagtgcactactttagaccagagccctatggggtagtgcactactttagaccagagccctatgggtagtgcactactttagaccagatccctatgtggtagtgcactactttagaccagagccctatggggtagtgcactactttagaccagagccctatggggtagtgcactactttagaccagatccctatggggtagtgcactactttagaccagagccctatggggtagtgcactactttagaccagatccctatggggtagtgcactactttagaccagaaccctatggggtagtgcactactttagactagagccctatggggtagtgcactactttagaccagatccctatggggtagtgcactactttagaccagagccctatggggtagtgcactactttagactagagccctatgaggtagtgcactatataggtaatggGGATGCATCCTAGTCCTTATATCAACCCTCTATTCCTCAGGGGAGCCTCATAATCTGAGCTGTCAGGTGCATTTTGGGTTCCAGAGGACCTTTGACCCAGTGGTCCAGTGGTGGATcagttcccatagcaacgatgaAGGCATGATGAATCTGATGGAGATGGAAGCACAGTGAGTTGGAtctcatttttgttgttgatgctCGTCATGTATTATTGTATATTAAGCATTAAcattaatgaatgaatgattcATTCATTAAACTTGTTTTTGTCAGGCACCtacgtcccaaaatggcaccctagtccctacatagtgcacagtGTACTTTATAGGGAACATGATGCCATTTGGGCaacaaccaaatcaaatcaaatatatttatatagcccttcttacatcagctgatatctcaaagtgctgtacagaaacccagcctaaaaccccaaacagcaagcaatgcaggtgtagaagcacggtggctaggaaaaactccctagaaaggcaggaaccttggaagaaacctagagaggaaccaggctatgaggggtggccagtcctcttctggctgtgccgggtggagattataacagaacatggccaagatgttcaaatgttcataaatgaccagcagggtcgaataataataatcacattagttgtcgagggtgcaacaggtcagcacctcaggagtaaatgtcagttggctttcttGGTCGACCAGAGGGTCACCTTCTGTTTCCTCTCCAGGCAGGTGTGGGAAAGGAGTATTGAAGAGTTTGAGTTCACGGTCACCAGGACAGCTCAAATCCCAGAGGTGACCCAGCTACACCTGGACTCCACCTTCACCTGTCTGGCCCAGAACTCTGTAGGCAACAGCAGCGCCACCATCAGGCTGACAAGGAAATCTGCAGGTACCAGAAGAATACTGATGGGGTGCATCtcaatcatctctcctttctccccaagtgtgcacttgttcacttcccttcatggattttGAATGAAATGACTGTTTTATGACAACTCCCTCTGGCACCTGCCTGGTCCAATCCAATGCTTTTCAATTGGTTGGGAGTAACGGACAAGTTCACACATCTAGAGGAAGTAGAGATTATTGGAACGCAGCCCTAGTCTCTCATTGCATCTGATTTGGTTCTGGGTACCAAGGTTAGCCTACCACGAGTCAGATCCATTTTTCAGAGAACACTAGcaatgtattttttacttaatAACCATATCTTGTCATACTGTTATCTGAGACAACAACGCTCCTATGTGTTAGAATTAAACAATAatgcccgagggggtgtggtatgtggccaatataccacggctatcggctgttcttatccacgacgcaatgtggagtgcctggacacagcctttagccgtggtatattgacagtatatcacaaacccccaaggtgccttattgctattacaaactggttaccaacgtagttagagcagtaaaaataaatgttttgtcatacccgtggtatacggctgtcagccaatcagcattcaggactggAACCACCCCGTTTATAATGTGTATTTTGTAATGTTGTTTCAGTTTCCCGTGTGCTGGTGATAGTGTGTCCGGTGGTGTCTCTGCTGTTTGTAGCTGGGATGGGCATTACAGTGCACGTCTACTGGCTAGAGATCTCTATTCTCTACAGAATCTACCTCCCATACAAACAGACCACCACAGGTCagaaacacatctctctctctctcactcactcactcacacacacacacacacacacagacagacagacagacagacagacagacagacagacagacagacagacagacagacagacagacacagacagacagacagacagacagacagacagacagacagacagacagacagacaggataagataagataagataagataagatataAGGAAAACAAATCACAG
The DNA window shown above is from Oncorhynchus mykiss isolate Arlee chromosome 18, USDA_OmykA_1.1, whole genome shotgun sequence and carries:
- the LOC110511354 gene encoding interleukin-18 receptor accessory protein-like, which gives rise to MVIHVYVEVLERASLGCRDTEENRVTLVLGKGGRIPCPGIKCRTQRSEVTWYKDARPVCEIQDKRTISVVDRYTLLLGTVYVSDATVYFCDYTYEENGIPWTVRRSVNVSVIPADTKDPPQITYPHGNEEGVELGEPHNLSCQVHFGFQRTFDPVVQWWISSHSNDEGMMNLMEMEAQQVWERSIEEFEFTVTRTAQIPEVTQLHLDSTFTCLAQNSVGNSSATIRLTRKSAVSRVLVIVCPVVSLLFVAGMGITVHVYWLEISILYRIYLPYKQTTTDDKEYDAFVSYVPSSSSEEAGRGGREEALEVLLPKVLEGQWGYHLFLLERDLLPGGAYTEDVVCAIRSSRRLVCVLSPDYLASTCLFELETGIRALQQDPHFRLILIWTSPNPSTTSPNPSTTSPNPSTTSPNPNPSTTSPSTSPSPTSPNLIPSPSTTSPSTSPSPTSPNLSPSPSTTSRPLSLPLSHTLGMVTPASPMPPLVRRAIRVLPALHWTPQDQGRMITSSNSGSRFWRSLHKAMPAQSGTGTDTQTLLDRHTDTQDRGTVL